A DNA window from Aminipila luticellarii contains the following coding sequences:
- a CDS encoding sigma-54 interaction domain-containing protein, which yields MLRRYVEQILSVYNYIDGIMVTDRNGYIEYYSNFRPDVNHLKEKDVLHKHVLEVYPALTEESSSIMRVLKTGKPIANEYQDLVTYKGQSIRAVNVTLPIKEDNKIIGAVDVSRYIDLPYERQDISISIKDNVIAKNLYVTDDIITNSHNMMQIKKRIPMVAGTDSSVLIYGETGTGKELVAQSIHTCSRRSNKKFISQNCAAIPGNLLESILFGTTKGSYTGAENKPGLFEIANGGTLFLDEINSMELSVQPKLLKAIEEKQVTRLGGFEPIKTDIKIISAINESPQKCLEENRLREDLFYRLSVVQINIPPLRERREDLFFMTSHFIGQYNQLMHRDILGIDEQVEAIFRKYSWPGNVRELKNIIEGAFNVASSRFIQRKDLPEYLNARSGGTPALSTALEEFPLIEEDYSLEKAMAQYEKRIIIAAINSSNSLVEASKKLGITKQALNYKIKKYNIKNS from the coding sequence ATGCTTAGAAGATATGTTGAACAGATATTGAGTGTATATAATTACATAGACGGCATCATGGTTACAGATCGGAATGGATATATTGAGTATTATTCTAATTTTAGGCCTGATGTAAATCATCTGAAAGAAAAAGATGTTCTGCATAAACATGTCTTAGAAGTATACCCGGCTTTAACCGAGGAGAGCAGCAGTATCATGCGCGTCCTTAAAACCGGAAAACCCATAGCCAATGAATATCAGGATCTGGTGACCTACAAGGGGCAGAGTATTCGTGCAGTAAACGTTACGCTGCCTATAAAAGAAGACAATAAAATCATAGGGGCGGTAGATGTATCCAGATACATTGATCTCCCCTATGAAAGGCAGGATATATCCATATCGATAAAAGATAATGTAATAGCTAAAAACCTATATGTTACGGACGATATAATCACCAATTCGCACAACATGATGCAGATAAAAAAGCGGATTCCCATGGTTGCCGGTACGGATTCTTCGGTACTGATCTATGGAGAGACCGGCACCGGAAAGGAACTGGTTGCCCAATCAATTCATACCTGCAGCCGGCGAAGCAATAAAAAGTTCATTTCACAGAATTGTGCCGCCATCCCCGGCAATCTGCTGGAAAGCATATTATTTGGTACGACCAAGGGCAGTTATACAGGAGCCGAAAACAAGCCGGGATTGTTTGAAATAGCCAACGGAGGAACCTTATTCCTGGATGAAATCAACTCCATGGAATTGAGCGTTCAACCGAAATTGCTTAAGGCCATAGAAGAGAAACAAGTTACTCGTTTAGGTGGGTTTGAACCCATTAAGACAGATATTAAGATTATTTCAGCGATTAATGAAAGTCCGCAAAAATGCCTGGAAGAAAACAGGCTTCGAGAGGATTTATTTTACCGGTTGAGCGTAGTACAAATAAATATTCCTCCTCTAAGGGAAAGAAGAGAAGATTTATTTTTTATGACATCGCATTTTATCGGACAATATAATCAGCTCATGCATCGTGATATTCTTGGAATTGATGAACAAGTGGAGGCTATATTTAGGAAATATTCGTGGCCGGGCAACGTCCGAGAACTTAAAAATATCATTGAAGGAGCGTTCAATGTTGCTTCCTCCCGGTTTATTCAGCGAAAGGATTTACCGGAATACCTAAATGCCCGCTCGGGAGGAACCCCTGCTTTATCAACAGCTTTGGAGGAATTTCCTTTAATAGAGGAGGATTATTCTCTGGAGAAAGCCATGGCACAATATGAAAAAAGAATTATAATCGCGGCGATAAATTCCTCAAACAGTTTGGTGGAAGCTTCAAAAAAATTGGGGATTACAAAGCAGGCTCTGAATTACAAAATTAAAAAATATAATATTAAAAATAGCTAG
- a CDS encoding Fic family protein translates to MKYELLSKYYYKGNDIYLDEYNKRINSFGCTIFDFKLGSDPIFIVSTIELINLIAKIYKKNSELNKKILELPYIALDSYQKSCLVDEIMLTNDIEGIHSTRREIKDVIDASREDRSKRFNGLVKKYLLLLEQHINIPLKTCEDIRSLYDEIVLDEVKSESKENIPDGELFRTEIAEVISGTQKVKHVGLFPESKIINAMNQALSILNSEGITPLIRIAIFHYLFGYIHPFYDGNGRTSRFISSYTLSQELSPLVAYRLSFAIKEKKEDYYKAFDFCNDKKNKGDITPFVIMFLEMIDRAIDNLSNKINDGFEKLKFYLELINQAFTNSKENLMRDILFCLIQNSLFSNDALGRNELAVMLERSYPTIKGTLNALIKSGAPIYEKTEERNKKVYTLDLDKVGEYLKQKNV, encoded by the coding sequence ATGAAGTATGAGCTGTTAAGTAAATATTATTATAAAGGAAACGATATTTATTTAGATGAATATAACAAAAGAATAAACAGCTTTGGTTGTACAATATTTGACTTTAAACTTGGTTCTGATCCGATATTTATTGTTTCTACCATAGAACTAATTAATTTGATAGCAAAAATTTACAAGAAAAATTCAGAGCTTAATAAAAAAATACTAGAGCTTCCGTATATTGCATTAGATAGCTATCAAAAAAGCTGTCTCGTTGATGAAATCATGCTGACAAATGACATTGAAGGGATACACAGCACAAGAAGAGAAATTAAAGATGTGATTGATGCGTCTCGAGAAGACAGAAGTAAACGATTTAATGGACTTGTAAAAAAATATTTACTTTTACTGGAGCAGCATATCAATATTCCTTTAAAGACTTGCGAAGATATTCGTTCTTTATATGATGAAATTGTGTTAGATGAAGTTAAATCAGAGTCAAAAGAAAATATTCCGGATGGGGAGCTTTTCCGTACCGAAATAGCCGAAGTGATTTCAGGAACACAAAAAGTAAAGCATGTCGGACTTTTTCCTGAGTCTAAAATTATAAATGCCATGAATCAGGCTCTTTCCATATTAAATAGTGAAGGAATCACACCGCTTATCCGTATTGCCATATTTCATTATCTCTTCGGCTATATACACCCCTTCTACGATGGCAATGGACGTACGAGCAGATTTATCAGCAGTTATACCCTTTCTCAGGAGCTGAGTCCATTAGTTGCTTATCGATTATCATTTGCTATTAAAGAAAAAAAGGAAGACTATTATAAAGCATTTGATTTTTGCAACGATAAAAAAAACAAAGGGGATATTACTCCTTTTGTTATCATGTTTCTTGAAATGATTGATAGAGCTATTGATAATTTATCAAATAAAATTAATGATGGATTTGAAAAATTAAAATTTTATCTTGAGCTTATAAATCAGGCCTTTACGAATTCAAAAGAAAATCTGATGCGGGATATTTTATTTTGCTTAATTCAAAATTCTCTTTTTAGTAATGATGCACTGGGCAGAAATGAACTTGCGGTTATGTTAGAACGCAGTTACCCTACCATTAAGGGAACTCTTAACGCTTTAATAAAAAGTGGCGCACCAATTTATGAAAAGACGGAAGAACGCAATAAAAAAGTTTATACGCTAGATTTAGACAAAGTAGGCGAGTACCTTAAGCAAAAGAATGTATAA
- a CDS encoding APC family permease translates to MDKNNNGEIGLKREMGFWAAIALVIGNTIGSGIFLLPQNLAAISTPAISIAGFILTAAGAVLIAISLSNMACAFPKSGSCVVYTHEAFGDFAAFIVGWVFWLCQPCGVAAIITAAVRYLSYLFPILGTSNLAALITSSLILWILVVLNIKGVKEASAFQIITVILKLIPIALFIILGAAHFDPSIAHSVNPELEGGVSSQLPATIAITMWLFVGIESSTITAGEIKDPEKNIKRSTIYGTLFVILLYIIITILAVGIMPQKELANSNAPVAEMIEMMTGGHLGSIFIAIFIVISCVGCANGITLTGARISYAIAMDNVFPKFLARVNPRYHTPDTSLIVFGIIGNLLLISNYTKGLNKAYIFAALLTTMAYMIAYAATAAAEIALLKNQDGDITVGSYIKKSILPLLALAYIIYASYGTGAESVMWGFLLIMAGIPFYIYNKIKNTGSIKSNNAPVYAETEEILSDITE, encoded by the coding sequence ATGGATAAAAATAATAACGGAGAAATTGGGCTTAAGCGTGAGATGGGATTTTGGGCCGCCATTGCACTGGTTATCGGAAATACAATTGGCTCTGGAATTTTTCTGCTGCCTCAAAATTTGGCGGCTATTTCTACACCGGCCATTTCGATTGCAGGATTTATTTTAACCGCTGCCGGAGCAGTATTAATTGCTATCAGTCTTTCAAACATGGCGTGTGCATTCCCTAAATCCGGAAGCTGCGTTGTGTATACGCATGAGGCCTTTGGGGACTTTGCAGCTTTTATTGTGGGATGGGTCTTTTGGCTTTGCCAGCCTTGTGGTGTTGCGGCCATCATAACCGCTGCCGTCAGGTATCTCAGCTATTTGTTCCCAATACTGGGAACCAGTAACCTTGCAGCATTGATTACTTCAAGCTTGATTTTATGGATATTGGTAGTCCTAAATATTAAAGGAGTAAAAGAAGCCAGTGCATTTCAAATTATTACAGTTATTTTAAAATTAATCCCTATTGCATTATTTATAATTTTGGGGGCTGCTCATTTTGATCCTTCTATTGCTCATAGCGTAAATCCGGAGCTGGAAGGAGGAGTATCCTCTCAACTGCCGGCAACTATCGCGATTACCATGTGGCTATTTGTAGGGATTGAAAGCTCCACCATTACCGCCGGAGAAATTAAAGATCCGGAAAAGAACATTAAAAGGAGCACGATTTACGGAACATTGTTTGTCATCCTTCTTTATATTATCATTACGATTTTGGCCGTTGGAATTATGCCGCAAAAGGAGCTTGCAAACTCTAATGCGCCTGTGGCAGAAATGATTGAGATGATGACAGGCGGCCATTTAGGCAGTATTTTTATAGCGATTTTTATCGTCATTTCATGTGTGGGATGCGCCAATGGAATTACGCTGACCGGAGCTAGAATCTCTTATGCAATTGCTATGGATAATGTTTTCCCTAAGTTTTTAGCAAGAGTAAATCCTCGCTATCATACACCGGATACATCCCTTATCGTATTCGGCATTATTGGGAATCTATTGCTCATATCAAACTACACAAAGGGACTAAATAAAGCCTATATTTTCGCAGCCTTGCTTACAACAATGGCCTATATGATTGCGTATGCAGCAACAGCAGCTGCTGAGATTGCATTACTGAAAAATCAGGATGGAGATATTACGGTGGGCAGTTATATTAAAAAATCGATTTTACCGCTGCTGGCACTGGCGTATATCATATATGCAAGCTACGGAACGGGCGCCGAATCGGTTATGTGGGGATTCCTGCTCATTATGGCGGGCATACCATTCTACATTTACAATAAGATAAAAAACACAGGAAGTATAAAGTCAAACAATGCGCCAGTTTACGCAGAAACAGAGGAGATCCTTTCCGATATAACAGAATAA
- a CDS encoding winged helix-turn-helix transcriptional regulator: MRWQYLTSRTAGIKSTEKNNLVAFRSRKATKLPTKSTLLRKVEGIFKVVGLVEQLGSGMSRILKVYDKDIFRITDHFIKAIFPFSDEMTLENTASSNKSGGINGGILSDEDKLVKLMQYVPSITVNELSNQTGLSTRKISRISKELRETGKITRIGSTRKGAWQIND; encoded by the coding sequence TTGAGATGGCAATACCTGACAAGCCGAACAGCCGGAATCAAAAGTACAGAAAAAAACAACTTAGTCGCTTTCCGATCAAGAAAAGCGACTAAGTTACCGACCAAGTCAACCCTTTTAAGGAAGGTTGAGGGGATCTTCAAGGTTGTAGGCCTTGTAGAACAACTTGGTTCTGGTATGAGCCGAATACTCAAAGTCTATGACAAAGATATTTTCCGTATTACAGACCATTTTATTAAGGCAATATTTCCGTTTTCTGACGAAATGACTTTGGAGAATACCGCCAGTAGCAATAAAAGTGGCGGTATAAATGGCGGTATTCTATCGGATGAAGACAAGCTGGTAAAACTGATGCAGTATGTTCCGTCTATTACTGTGAATGAGCTGAGTAACCAAACTGGATTAAGTACCAGAAAAATCAGTCGTATTAGCAAGGAACTCCGTGAAACTGGAAAAATCACACGAATTGGCTCAACACGAAAAGGTGCGTGGCAAATTAATGATTAG
- a CDS encoding GNAT family N-acetyltransferase — MSTTVSIRMAEATDAGELLKIYAPYVTNTAITFEYDVPSVEEFSKRIQNTLKRYPYIVAVEKEQIIGYAYASAFNPRAAYDWAVETTIYLKQECRGKGLGKRLYLKLEELLKRQNIINLNACIAYTFNEDTHLNNASEAFHQHLGYTKTAHFTKCGYKFGTWYDIIWMEKMMGEHLDNPKAFIPVTQL; from the coding sequence ATGAGCACAACGGTATCTATTCGCATGGCGGAAGCAACCGATGCAGGGGAATTGTTAAAAATTTATGCACCTTATGTTACAAATACGGCCATTACCTTTGAATACGATGTACCCTCTGTTGAAGAATTTTCAAAGAGGATTCAGAATACTTTAAAAAGGTATCCCTATATCGTTGCTGTAGAAAAAGAGCAGATTATCGGTTACGCCTATGCGTCGGCTTTTAACCCGCGCGCCGCATACGACTGGGCGGTTGAAACGACCATATATCTCAAACAGGAATGCCGAGGCAAGGGTTTGGGCAAAAGACTATATTTAAAATTAGAGGAACTGCTCAAGCGTCAGAACATTATTAACTTGAATGCCTGCATTGCATATACTTTCAATGAAGATACTCATCTGAATAATGCAAGTGAGGCTTTTCATCAACACTTGGGTTATACAAAAACAGCCCATTTTACCAAGTGCGGCTATAAATTTGGAACTTGGTATGATATAATCTGGATGGAAAAGATGATGGGAGAACATTTAGATAATCCTAAGGCATTTATTCCAGTGACACAACTGTAA
- a CDS encoding dimethylarginine dimethylaminohydrolase family protein: MQDKKYDDIDAISGERWFPKETTFEEDMNEYWGDWGVSSEVETLKAVLMRRPGKEVESFNAHAVRFSDEPLNVELMRKQHDEVAKIYTDFGVKVYYVENQREDRPNSIFCRDLVFMTPEGAILSRPGMEARRGEERYVAGALSKIGVPILRTIAGDGFFEGANAMWVDRHTCVLSTGSRCNKNGFEQVSYELKRMGVEVYPMQQPYSNIHIDGLMNPASNDMVLVHASQVPYDILDMLKRKGYKILEAPSQTEVRETFGCNFVALEPGNIVMPEGNPRTQELLERNGIRVTTVNISEIMKGKGALHCITAYLKRG; this comes from the coding sequence ATGCAAGATAAAAAGTATGACGATATTGATGCAATATCCGGAGAACGGTGGTTTCCCAAAGAAACGACTTTTGAAGAGGATATGAATGAATATTGGGGAGACTGGGGCGTGAGCTCTGAGGTTGAAACATTAAAAGCCGTACTGATGCGAAGGCCGGGAAAAGAGGTTGAAAGTTTTAATGCCCATGCCGTTAGATTCTCGGATGAACCGCTGAACGTAGAACTCATGAGAAAACAGCACGATGAAGTAGCTAAGATTTACACGGACTTTGGTGTTAAGGTGTACTATGTGGAGAATCAGCGGGAAGATCGGCCAAACTCTATTTTTTGCAGAGATTTAGTATTCATGACTCCGGAGGGAGCCATTCTTTCAAGACCCGGCATGGAAGCCAGAAGAGGAGAAGAACGATATGTGGCGGGGGCGTTGAGTAAAATTGGCGTACCGATTTTAAGGACCATTGCAGGGGATGGATTTTTTGAAGGTGCCAATGCCATGTGGGTTGACAGGCATACCTGTGTGCTTTCCACAGGCAGCAGGTGCAATAAAAACGGATTTGAACAGGTGTCCTATGAGTTAAAGCGAATGGGCGTAGAAGTATATCCCATGCAGCAGCCCTATAGCAATATCCATATTGATGGCTTGATGAATCCGGCAAGTAATGATATGGTATTAGTACATGCTTCACAAGTTCCGTACGACATATTGGATATGCTGAAACGCAAAGGATACAAGATTTTGGAAGCCCCATCTCAAACGGAAGTACGAGAAACCTTCGGGTGTAATTTTGTAGCACTGGAGCCGGGCAATATTGTCATGCCGGAAGGCAATCCGAGAACACAGGAACTGCTGGAAAGGAATGGGATCCGGGTTACTACGGTAAATATTTCAGAGATCATGAAAGGGAAAGGGGCTCTGCATTGTATCACGGCATATCTTAAAAGGGGATAA
- a CDS encoding DUF1648 domain-containing protein, with the protein MKIKKSSWDIPMQLICLLLLGAMTAYLIINWKGLPDTIPGHYNARDVVDRWGDKSELLILAMLGWGLYLGMAVIEKFPSIWNTGVAVTEKNKEAVYGILKNMLSTLKLVTVTIFVFLTMNSALSNHLPVWFLPLVLISTFGPIIFFSIQLRKVK; encoded by the coding sequence ATGAAAATAAAAAAAAGCAGCTGGGATATTCCTATGCAGTTGATTTGCTTGCTGTTGTTAGGAGCTATGACCGCCTACTTGATTATAAATTGGAAGGGACTCCCTGACACCATACCTGGGCACTATAATGCCAGGGACGTCGTAGACAGATGGGGCGATAAAAGTGAACTGCTAATCCTTGCTATGCTCGGGTGGGGACTGTACCTAGGAATGGCCGTTATAGAGAAATTCCCATCCATTTGGAATACAGGGGTTGCGGTCACCGAGAAAAATAAAGAAGCGGTATATGGTATTCTCAAGAATATGCTCAGCACGTTGAAATTAGTAACCGTAACAATCTTTGTCTTTTTAACCATGAATTCTGCCTTATCCAATCACCTGCCGGTTTGGTTTCTGCCCCTTGTTCTGATTTCAACCTTTGGTCCCATAATTTTCTTTAGCATACAACTAAGGAAGGTAAAATAA
- a CDS encoding dimethylarginine dimethylaminohydrolase family protein, which produces MSEDKVKDIDALPGERWFPKETTLIEDMKSLWGDWGVCSEVEPLKAALMRRPGKEIENFDWAAARFKASVSPEKIRAQHDALADIYRAHGVEVYYVEEAREDRPNAIFCRDLIFMTPEGAIVTRPAMEARRGEERYVAKKLADIGVPIIRTVCGGATFEGAMGLWIDRHTVVLASGVRTNREGYEMVESELKRMGVTDILHMQIPYGHAHIDGLLNMVSEDVAMIHASQVPYDVCNALKRKGIKLLECPSRVEAKEGLAINFVAIKPGQIVMAAGNPRSQELLEKNGIEVIPVEFDEVLKGYGSIHCCTGFLKRG; this is translated from the coding sequence ATGAGCGAAGATAAAGTAAAAGACATTGATGCGCTTCCTGGCGAGCGATGGTTTCCGAAAGAGACGACCCTGATAGAGGATATGAAAAGCCTTTGGGGAGATTGGGGAGTATGCTCAGAAGTGGAACCCCTTAAGGCGGCATTGATGCGCAGACCCGGAAAGGAAATCGAAAATTTTGATTGGGCGGCAGCCAGATTTAAGGCATCTGTTTCCCCAGAAAAAATCAGAGCACAGCATGATGCTTTGGCTGATATTTACAGAGCCCACGGTGTGGAAGTGTATTATGTTGAAGAGGCCAGAGAGGACAGACCAAATGCTATTTTCTGCAGAGATTTGATCTTCATGACTCCGGAAGGCGCCATCGTGACAAGACCCGCTATGGAAGCCAGAAGAGGGGAAGAGCGATATGTTGCTAAAAAGCTGGCAGACATAGGAGTTCCCATTATCCGGACCGTATGCGGGGGGGCTACCTTTGAAGGAGCAATGGGGCTGTGGATCGACAGACATACGGTTGTTTTAGCCTCGGGGGTACGAACCAACCGAGAGGGATATGAAATGGTGGAATCTGAATTAAAGCGAATGGGTGTGACGGATATTCTCCACATGCAGATTCCTTATGGCCACGCACATATTGACGGGCTGCTAAATATGGTCAGTGAAGACGTGGCCATGATTCATGCCTCACAGGTTCCGTATGATGTTTGTAACGCCTTGAAAAGGAAGGGTATTAAGTTACTGGAGTGTCCGTCTCGCGTGGAGGCTAAGGAAGGGCTGGCTATTAATTTTGTAGCCATAAAACCGGGGCAAATCGTTATGGCCGCAGGAAATCCCAGATCTCAGGAATTACTTGAAAAGAATGGCATTGAGGTTATTCCGGTGGAATTTGATGAAGTGCTTAAGGGTTACGGCTCCATCCATTGTTGCACCGGATTTTTAAAACGTGGTTAA
- a CDS encoding TraX family protein: MNIEVKSKGLSTFDIKIIGIVLMVIDHIHQMFLPFGAPGWLDWFGRPVATLFFFTSVVGFSHTHSKKQYLIRLYIAMILMSLGMLALESIVKYEQVVLMNNIFRDLLVGVIFMFGVDQLRIGMQNHKAKNFCLGLLIFSVPFVSSMALVLVANHWAANRVLLISVMSITPGILFAENNFMVLLIPLLYIFKDNRKLQCFLIAVTAVLYGILGATQWIMVFAILPVWFYNGEKGHGMKYFFYFFYPAHIAVLYLISAYLYTH; the protein is encoded by the coding sequence ATGAATATAGAAGTAAAATCAAAAGGGCTGTCAACCTTTGATATTAAGATTATCGGAATCGTTTTAATGGTTATTGATCACATTCATCAGATGTTCTTGCCCTTTGGTGCGCCGGGCTGGCTGGATTGGTTCGGTCGTCCTGTAGCGACCCTTTTCTTTTTTACCAGTGTTGTTGGCTTTAGTCATACCCACAGTAAAAAACAATACCTAATACGTTTATATATTGCTATGATCTTAATGTCACTGGGAATGCTGGCTTTAGAAAGCATTGTGAAATATGAGCAGGTTGTTCTGATGAATAACATTTTCCGAGATCTGTTGGTTGGAGTCATCTTCATGTTTGGAGTGGATCAATTGAGGATCGGAATGCAGAACCATAAGGCGAAAAATTTTTGTTTGGGCCTTTTAATTTTTTCGGTTCCATTTGTTTCCAGTATGGCTTTAGTTCTGGTAGCAAATCATTGGGCTGCAAATAGGGTTTTGCTTATATCCGTTATGAGTATAACCCCGGGAATCTTGTTTGCCGAAAATAATTTCATGGTACTCTTGATCCCGCTTTTATATATTTTTAAAGACAACCGTAAGCTTCAATGCTTTTTGATCGCAGTAACCGCCGTTTTATATGGCATCTTAGGTGCGACTCAATGGATCATGGTCTTTGCCATCCTGCCGGTCTGGTTTTATAATGGTGAGAAAGGGCATGGTATGAAATACTTCTTTTATTTCTTTTATCCGGCCCACATTGCAGTCTTATATTTGATTTCAGCATATCTATACACCCATTAG
- a CDS encoding M28 family peptidase, giving the protein MSLYERLKEEISLDELYENMSYLVEEVGERLSGTEEMRKATAYICSKLTEYGVDAHIDHFPMYQSYPGEAALKVMEPCTKEIKARPVCHIQSTAEEGIEGELMYVGSGSYKDYEGKDAKGKIILTDMNWSPGRPEKARIAWELGAKALIIMNWGRAEEDLIQMGAVKTQWGNPTPDTEKDIVELPVISISRRDGEYLEALCQKGKTTVWLKANASREWITADQPVGIVRGKQSKGQYVLVGSHVDAWGKSAICNASGDSLNLELARVFQKHCAELKRDVVFVFWDGHEIAEGGGSTWYCDSHWAEMNEGCVAYINVDNLAIKGTTIPGVEGQPEMKQMLMEAIKTIWDTEGVWHQAYKGGGDSSFFGVGVPYISFATEYTEEKLKELNYAFYSPWLHSDSDTIDKLDRELLKKHSEFFAYITEKLVNAPLVLYDMKALAQDVKYQWEAILTEAGRATEMILDTTPIVDQYVAMLEKLDLVKISLGNDETKAALYNKLVILCERQTAMFRGYSGRYGQDGCCALQTENPIPALDKAIKKYNEAPLGSHEYYLWETQILRVRNMVYDAMNYSIRYVELGLSAMD; this is encoded by the coding sequence ATGAGCTTGTATGAAAGGTTAAAGGAAGAAATTTCATTGGATGAACTATATGAAAATATGTCCTATTTAGTGGAGGAGGTTGGCGAAAGACTTTCCGGAACAGAAGAAATGAGAAAAGCAACAGCGTATATCTGTTCAAAATTAACAGAGTACGGAGTGGATGCTCATATTGACCACTTCCCCATGTATCAGAGCTATCCGGGCGAGGCGGCCTTAAAGGTTATGGAGCCTTGTACTAAAGAAATAAAGGCCAGACCGGTGTGTCACATTCAATCCACCGCAGAAGAGGGGATTGAAGGGGAATTAATGTATGTGGGATCCGGCAGTTATAAAGATTATGAAGGAAAGGATGCAAAAGGAAAGATTATTCTTACCGACATGAACTGGAGTCCGGGGAGACCTGAGAAAGCAAGAATTGCCTGGGAGCTTGGTGCAAAAGCACTGATTATTATGAATTGGGGAAGAGCAGAAGAGGATCTGATTCAAATGGGCGCCGTAAAAACACAATGGGGAAATCCAACACCGGATACGGAAAAAGATATTGTTGAGCTGCCGGTCATAAGTATTTCCAGACGTGACGGGGAATATTTGGAAGCCCTTTGCCAAAAAGGAAAAACAACGGTTTGGTTAAAGGCAAATGCTTCAAGAGAATGGATAACGGCAGATCAGCCTGTAGGAATTGTCAGGGGAAAACAGAGCAAGGGTCAGTATGTGTTAGTGGGCAGCCATGTAGATGCATGGGGAAAGTCAGCCATTTGTAATGCTTCGGGAGATTCCTTGAATTTGGAATTGGCAAGAGTATTTCAAAAACATTGTGCTGAGCTGAAGCGGGATGTTGTATTTGTCTTCTGGGATGGACATGAGATTGCTGAAGGAGGCGGCTCAACCTGGTACTGTGACAGCCACTGGGCTGAAATGAATGAAGGCTGTGTAGCGTATATTAATGTGGATAATCTGGCTATTAAGGGAACCACAATACCCGGAGTAGAAGGGCAGCCAGAAATGAAGCAGATGCTTATGGAAGCCATCAAAACCATATGGGATACAGAAGGCGTGTGGCATCAGGCCTATAAGGGCGGCGGAGATTCTTCGTTCTTTGGTGTGGGTGTTCCGTACATATCCTTCGCAACCGAATATACAGAGGAGAAACTGAAAGAATTGAACTATGCATTTTACAGTCCATGGCTGCACAGCGACTCCGATACGATTGATAAGCTGGATAGAGAACTGCTGAAAAAGCATAGTGAGTTTTTTGCGTATATAACAGAGAAATTAGTAAACGCACCGCTTGTATTGTATGATATGAAAGCTCTTGCGCAGGATGTCAAATACCAATGGGAGGCTATTTTGACGGAAGCAGGCAGAGCCACAGAAATGATTTTGGATACGACGCCCATAGTAGATCAATATGTTGCCATGCTTGAAAAGCTGGATCTGGTTAAGATTTCTCTGGGAAATGATGAGACTAAGGCAGCTCTATATAACAAGCTAGTCATACTATGTGAACGGCAAACGGCTATGTTCAGAGGCTATTCCGGTCGTTACGGCCAGGATGGATGCTGTGCCTTACAAACGGAAAACCCTATTCCGGCATTGGATAAGGCCATAAAAAAATATAATGAAGCCCCTTTAGGTTCTCACGAATACTATTTGTGGGAAACACAGATTTTGCGGGTGAGGAACATGGTATATGATGCGATGAATTATTCAATTCGCTATGTAGAGTTAGGCCTTTCTGCAATGGATTAG